In the genome of Carnobacterium viridans, one region contains:
- a CDS encoding ABC transporter ATP-binding protein, with protein MDMLKVKDLSVYYGVIQATKEINFDVQEGEIVSLIGANGAGKSTVLKAISGLHRPKSGEILFNDRPIQKDSTRKIVQLGISQVPEGRHVFKGMTVMENLEMGAFLRKDKSEIQKDLKMVFDRFPVLEERKKQDTATLSGGEQQMVAMGRALMSRPKLLLLDEPSMGLAPLFIKEIFNIIQMINNQGTTVLLIEQNAKVALEIAHRGYVLETGKVVQTGTGKELLASDEVQKAYLGG; from the coding sequence ATAGACATGTTAAAAGTAAAAGATTTATCCGTTTATTATGGTGTGATCCAAGCCACTAAAGAAATTAATTTTGACGTCCAAGAAGGAGAAATCGTTTCTTTAATCGGTGCTAACGGTGCTGGAAAATCAACGGTTTTAAAAGCTATTTCTGGTTTGCATCGTCCCAAATCAGGTGAAATTTTATTCAACGATCGTCCGATACAAAAAGACTCAACGCGCAAGATCGTTCAATTGGGTATCTCCCAAGTTCCAGAAGGAAGGCATGTCTTTAAAGGGATGACTGTTATGGAAAACCTAGAGATGGGAGCCTTTCTTAGAAAAGATAAAAGTGAGATCCAAAAAGATTTGAAAATGGTGTTCGATCGTTTTCCAGTCTTAGAAGAACGTAAAAAGCAAGACACAGCAACTTTATCAGGTGGGGAACAACAAATGGTTGCCATGGGACGCGCATTAATGTCTAGACCAAAATTATTGTTGTTGGATGAACCTTCAATGGGATTAGCACCTCTTTTCATTAAAGAAATTTTTAATATTATTCAAATGATCAATAACCAAGGCACAACGGTTTTATTGATTGAACAAAATGCAAAAGTTGCTCTAGAAATTGCTCATCGAGGGTACGTTTTAGAGACTGGTAAAGTTGTACAAACGGGTACCGGTAAAGAGTTGTTAGCGAGTGATGAAGTACAAAAAGCTTATTTGGGAGGTTAG
- a CDS encoding ABC transporter ATP-binding protein has product MSLLEVKQLTKNFGGLSAVSMVNMELEDNELVGLIGPNGAGKTTLFNLLTGVYEPTEGVIDLEVEGKKTSLIKRKTYTITSLGLGRTFQNIRLFKDLSVLDNVLIGMHEKNKVGTLASILRTPAYYQSEKKLREEALELLALFNLETKTEELAKNLPYGEQRRLEIVRALATKPKILFLDEPAAGMNPQETANLTALIRQIQKEFKITILLIEHDMSLVMDVCERIYVLEYGRMIAHGTPEEIKNNEAVIKAYLGGE; this is encoded by the coding sequence ATGAGTTTACTAGAAGTGAAACAACTAACCAAAAATTTCGGTGGGCTATCTGCTGTCTCTATGGTAAATATGGAATTAGAGGACAACGAATTAGTTGGCTTGATTGGTCCAAATGGTGCCGGAAAAACAACGTTATTTAATTTGTTGACAGGGGTTTACGAGCCAACTGAAGGCGTGATTGATCTAGAAGTAGAAGGTAAGAAAACCTCGTTGATCAAACGAAAAACATACACGATCACATCTTTGGGATTGGGCAGAACGTTTCAAAATATTCGATTGTTTAAAGATTTATCTGTATTAGACAATGTTTTGATTGGCATGCACGAAAAAAATAAAGTCGGAACGTTAGCTAGTATCCTTAGAACGCCAGCGTATTATCAGTCAGAAAAAAAATTGCGTGAAGAAGCTCTTGAACTGTTAGCCTTGTTTAATTTAGAAACAAAAACAGAGGAATTGGCGAAAAATTTACCTTATGGAGAACAACGAAGATTAGAAATTGTTCGAGCATTAGCTACTAAACCAAAGATTTTATTTTTAGATGAACCAGCTGCTGGAATGAATCCGCAAGAAACGGCTAATTTGACAGCACTGATTCGACAAATCCAAAAAGAATTCAAAATTACGATTTTATTAATTGAACATGATATGTCTTTAGTAATGGATGTATGCGAACGCATTTATGTATTAGAATACGGCAGAATGATTGCTCATGGAACACCTGAGGAAATCAAAAACAATGAAGCAGTTATCAAAGCTTATTTAGGTGGTGAATAG